The Thamnophis elegans isolate rThaEle1 chromosome Z, rThaEle1.pri, whole genome shotgun sequence genome contains a region encoding:
- the TWIST1 gene encoding twist-related protein 1, with protein MMQQQQDESNSPVSPADESLSNSEEETDRQQQQQQQQQQLQGAGKRGGRKRRSSRRAAAGGGGPGGGGGVTGGGLGSTEEPCSPAQGKRGKKSGGGGSSGGGGGGGGSSSGGGSPQSYEELQTQRVMANVRERQRTQSLNEAFAALRKIIPTLPSDKLSKIQTLKLAARYIDFLYQVLQSDELDSKMASCSYVAHERLSYAFSVWRMEGAWSMSASH; from the coding sequence AtgatgcagcagcagcaggacgAGTCCAACTCTCCAGTCTCGCCCGCCGACGAAAGCTTGAGCAACAGCGAAGAGGAGACCGATcgccagcagcaacagcagcaacagcagcagcaacttcAAGGCGCCGGCAAACGAGGGGGACGGAAGAGGCGCTCGAGCCGTAGGGCggctgcaggaggaggaggccccGGAGGCGGCGGCGGAGTGACCGGCGGAGGGCTCGGCTCGACAGAGGAGCCGTGTAGCCCGGCGCAAGGCAAAAGAGGCAAGAAGtcgggcggcggcggcagcagcggcggcggcggaggaggagggggcagcagcAGCGGAGGAGGCAGCCCTCAGTCGTACGAGGAGCTTCAAACGCAGCGAGTGATGGCCAACGTCCGCGAGCGCCAGCGCACGCAGTCGCTGAACGAAGCCTTCGCGGCTCTACGCAAGATCATCCCGACGCTGCCGTCGGACAAGCTGAGCAAGATCCAGACCCTCAAGCTGGCCGCCCGCTACATCGACTTCCTCTACCAGGTTCTGCAGAGTGATGAGCTCGACTCCAAGATGGCCAGCTGCAGCTATGTGGCCCACGAGCGCCTCAGCTACGCCTTCTCCGTTTGGCGCATGGAAGGCGCCTGGTCCATGTCTGCCTCCCACTAG